In Arcobacter ellisii, a genomic segment contains:
- the cowN gene encoding N(2)-fixation sustaining protein CowN, with the protein MSSNEIRIDERYISFKNINCFENACCVIDNMLRVLENPKNMNIYWKKIVPMIPKAYYTRNQKDDEKEAVLYLVCSNSFYLDELFEKANDEQGLKALSVCELECC; encoded by the coding sequence ATGTCAAGCAATGAAATAAGAATTGATGAAAGATACATAAGCTTTAAAAATATAAATTGTTTTGAAAATGCTTGTTGTGTAATTGATAATATGTTAAGGGTTTTAGAAAATCCAAAAAATATGAATATCTATTGGAAAAAAATAGTTCCAATGATTCCAAAAGCATATTACACAAGAAACCAAAAAGATGATGAAAAAGAAGCCGTTTTATATTTAGTTTGTTCAAACTCTTTTTATCTTGATGAACTTTTTGAAAAAGCAAATGATGAACAAGGATTAAAAGCTTTGAGTGTTTGTGAGTTGGAGTGTTGCTAA
- a CDS encoding AraC family transcriptional regulator has protein sequence MTELSSVTFHYVLKALEKTTNISIEKMLEQVDLTMEILSKHDGKIDSKNLSFIFRYCMKESNNKVLALHIGQAVSYQSLGLLGYLLLNTNNLKQMIEKFNYYQKLISGYFKFHFFDDGIYYKLAIYINENPMIPVPSFHAQVHLSSIVSILTQILGQKVTPEFTYFSQEKDENIVEYKKIFGENIFFSKDENAIFFKKDNLDISVKNSNSSMLEYFENEAKKILDELEIKTWYAKVEKEIFKNIAEKEITIELISKNLGTTPRTLQNYLKAENKTFREALNKIRQKLAEHYINNTKMDYGTISFLLGYSEPSSFFRAYKKWNKKTPKQSK, from the coding sequence ATGACGGAATTATCAAGTGTTACATTTCATTATGTATTAAAAGCTTTAGAAAAAACAACAAATATTTCCATAGAAAAAATGTTGGAACAAGTTGATTTAACTATGGAAATTTTATCGAAACATGATGGTAAAATTGATAGTAAAAATCTCTCTTTTATTTTTAGATATTGTATGAAAGAGTCAAATAATAAAGTATTAGCTTTACATATTGGTCAAGCTGTTTCTTACCAATCATTAGGACTTTTAGGATATTTACTTTTAAATACAAATAATTTAAAGCAGATGATTGAAAAATTTAATTATTATCAAAAATTAATAAGTGGATATTTTAAATTTCATTTTTTTGATGATGGAATTTATTATAAATTAGCAATTTATATAAATGAAAATCCTATGATTCCAGTTCCAAGCTTTCATGCTCAAGTTCATCTATCCTCAATAGTATCAATCTTAACTCAAATTTTAGGACAAAAAGTAACTCCTGAATTTACATATTTTAGTCAAGAAAAAGATGAAAATATAGTTGAATATAAAAAAATATTTGGAGAAAATATCTTTTTTTCAAAAGATGAAAATGCAATATTTTTTAAAAAAGATAATTTAGATATTTCTGTAAAAAATTCAAATTCATCTATGTTAGAGTATTTTGAAAATGAAGCAAAAAAAATTTTAGATGAACTTGAAATAAAAACTTGGTATGCAAAAGTTGAAAAAGAGATTTTTAAAAATATAGCAGAAAAAGAGATAACAATTGAATTAATCTCCAAAAATTTAGGAACAACACCAAGAACTTTACAAAACTATTTAAAAGCAGAAAATAAGACTTTCAGAGAGGCTTTAAATAAAATTAGACAAAAACTAGCAGAACATTATATAAATAATACAAAAATGGATTATGGAACAATCTCTTTTTTATTAGGTTATAGTGAACCTAGTTCATTTTTTAGAGCATATAAAAAATGGAATAAAAAAACTCCAAAACAGAGTAAATGA
- a CDS encoding endonuclease/exonuclease/phosphatase family protein, which yields MKIRIGTFNLFQFAEPPFSWYTKKEKFIPVEWEEKTTWIKNQIEKMNCDIIGFQEVFSKNALKELLLEKGFKYFKTIDKAKVDKKNELIYVSTTVALASKFPIKSLKKVDVDFSSLKKHNVEGFFKFAREPIKATIILPNQKEINFYVCHLKSNRENEFEYIFTKADKLEDKLKKVEVALKNNYSLSLKQRLCEASSLYSNIKANKKPSILVCDLNDKEFSLTIDALTNKRYHEENLEKDDFLLLDAYSLHKIKVVNPHPEFKGVKRTPTSYFAGKGNVLDYIFVSKDFDKKNENAIGKVTSYEIFDEHLQKNQNGSLLSSDHAQVVCEIEIY from the coding sequence ATGAAAATTAGAATAGGTACTTTTAATCTTTTTCAGTTTGCTGAACCACCTTTTTCTTGGTACACAAAAAAAGAAAAATTTATACCTGTTGAATGGGAAGAAAAAACCACTTGGATAAAAAACCAAATAGAAAAAATGAACTGTGATATTATTGGTTTTCAAGAAGTTTTTTCAAAAAATGCACTTAAAGAGCTTTTATTAGAAAAAGGGTTTAAATATTTTAAAACTATTGATAAAGCAAAAGTTGATAAAAAAAATGAATTAATTTATGTAAGTACAACTGTTGCTCTTGCTTCTAAATTTCCAATAAAAAGTCTAAAAAAAGTTGATGTTGATTTTAGTTCTTTAAAAAAACATAATGTTGAAGGCTTTTTTAAATTTGCAAGAGAACCAATAAAAGCTACAATAATTTTACCGAATCAAAAAGAGATAAATTTTTATGTTTGCCATTTAAAATCAAATAGAGAAAATGAATTTGAATATATCTTTACAAAAGCAGATAAATTAGAAGATAAACTAAAAAAGGTAGAAGTTGCTTTAAAAAACAACTACTCTTTATCTTTAAAACAAAGACTTTGTGAAGCTAGTTCTTTATACTCAAATATAAAAGCAAATAAAAAACCTTCTATTTTAGTTTGTGACTTAAATGATAAAGAATTTTCACTAACAATTGATGCATTAACTAATAAAAGATATCACGAAGAAAATCTAGAAAAAGATGATTTTTTACTTTTAGATGCTTATTCTTTACATAAAATAAAAGTTGTTAATCCTCATCCTGAATTTAAAGGAGTAAAAAGAACTCCAACAAGTTATTTTGCTGGAAAAGGAAATGTTTTGGATTATATTTTTGTTTCTAAAGATTTTGATAAAAAAAATGAAAATGCAATTGGGAAAGTTACCTCTTATGAGATTTTTGATGAACATTTACAAAAAAACCAAAATGGCTCACTTTTAAGTAGTGATCACGCACAAGTTGTATGCGAAATTGAAATTTATTAA
- a CDS encoding cache domain-containing protein, whose protein sequence is MKLSKFIKRFIFITAFVSSSLAFLVSMLYQYNNFQNDIIYIKNEFTEQKKKEIKEEVLTIHKFIQYKEELLNDSIHKRLEERVNQAYTIAKSIYDENKDTKSDDEIKYLIANSLKNLTYPNDNSYFFINSNKGRAVLFNKEIKLDNYTDVWNLKDYNGDFIIQKQAKVALEKKEGLLVNNFVKPDTTDKKQYSKISYVKLFEPFDWHIGIGEYVDEIREKNKDDLLDWIATIRFGNNGYIFVNSMDGKSLVFDGKRVKEPKEHPFPDLFQKQLDTIKNPEGGYFSYKFKKPNTSEEYDKISFIKKYEAYNWIIGTGIYLDDMQMELNRKEAIFKQTVINQIKSILVIFVVLLIVIYFLSEKLSNYINSNINNLILSFKKASKNNEKINTNDLTYQEFVTLANNLNTTLENKNLAEKRLQDYIQIVNENVIISSTNKDGVITDVSEAFCEISGYSRKELIGKTHNLVRHPDVPNEFYENMWNTLLSGKSWKGEIHNINKKGEEYWVWAIIKPVIKNNEIKGFTAIRSNITDKKHIEHLSITDELTRLYNRRFFNTKINEEINRAKRENNCISLLILDIDYFKQYNDTYGHQKGDVALEDVARLLKNKTNRASDFAFRLGGEEFAIITTLEKEKAIEFAQILRTEVENLKIEHKASDISKHLTISIGLVSKNANEVENSDKLYKEADDNLYKAKKQGRNTVFFDNKI, encoded by the coding sequence GTGAAACTATCTAAATTTATTAAAAGATTTATCTTTATTACTGCTTTTGTATCAAGTTCTTTAGCTTTTTTAGTCTCTATGTTATATCAATACAATAATTTTCAAAATGATATTATTTATATAAAAAATGAGTTTACAGAACAAAAAAAGAAAGAGATAAAAGAAGAAGTTTTAACTATTCATAAATTTATTCAATATAAAGAAGAACTTCTAAATGACTCTATTCATAAAAGATTAGAAGAGAGAGTAAATCAAGCTTATACTATTGCAAAATCAATATATGATGAAAATAAAGATACAAAAAGCGATGATGAAATAAAATATTTAATTGCAAATTCTTTAAAAAATCTTACTTATCCAAACGACAATAGTTATTTTTTTATAAATAGTAATAAAGGACGTGCTGTTCTTTTTAATAAAGAGATAAAACTTGATAATTATACTGATGTATGGAATTTAAAAGATTATAATGGAGATTTTATAATTCAAAAACAAGCAAAAGTTGCTTTAGAAAAAAAAGAGGGTTTATTAGTAAATAATTTTGTTAAACCTGATACAACAGATAAAAAACAATACTCAAAAATATCTTATGTAAAACTTTTTGAACCTTTTGATTGGCATATAGGAATTGGAGAATATGTTGATGAAATCAGAGAAAAAAATAAAGATGATTTATTGGATTGGATTGCAACTATAAGATTTGGAAACAATGGTTATATTTTTGTAAATTCTATGGATGGGAAAAGTTTAGTTTTTGATGGGAAAAGAGTAAAAGAACCAAAAGAGCACCCTTTTCCTGATTTATTCCAAAAACAACTTGACACAATAAAAAATCCTGAAGGTGGTTATTTTAGCTATAAATTCAAAAAACCAAATACTAGTGAAGAGTATGACAAAATCTCTTTTATCAAAAAATATGAAGCTTATAATTGGATTATTGGTACTGGAATTTATTTAGATGATATGCAAATGGAATTAAATAGAAAAGAAGCTATTTTCAAACAAACTGTGATTAATCAAATAAAATCAATATTAGTAATTTTTGTAGTCTTATTAATTGTTATTTATTTCCTTTCTGAAAAGCTTTCTAATTATATTAATTCTAATATAAATAATTTAATTTTATCTTTTAAAAAAGCTTCAAAAAATAATGAAAAAATCAATACAAATGATTTGACATATCAAGAGTTCGTAACTTTAGCAAATAATCTAAATACAACTTTAGAAAATAAAAATCTTGCAGAAAAAAGACTTCAAGATTATATTCAAATAGTTAATGAAAATGTAATTATCTCTTCAACAAATAAAGATGGAGTTATTACAGATGTTAGTGAAGCTTTTTGTGAAATTTCTGGATATTCAAGAAAAGAGTTAATTGGTAAAACTCACAACTTAGTAAGACATCCTGATGTTCCAAATGAATTTTATGAAAATATGTGGAATACTTTATTAAGTGGAAAAAGTTGGAAAGGTGAAATTCATAATATAAATAAAAAAGGTGAAGAGTATTGGGTTTGGGCAATTATAAAACCTGTAATTAAAAATAATGAAATCAAAGGTTTTACTGCAATTAGGTCGAATATTACTGACAAAAAACATATTGAACATTTGTCTATCACTGATGAATTAACACGTTTATACAATAGAAGATTTTTTAATACAAAAATAAATGAAGAGATAAATAGAGCAAAAAGAGAAAATAATTGTATCTCTTTATTGATTTTAGATATTGATTATTTCAAACAATATAATGATACTTACGGTCATCAAAAAGGTGATGTTGCTTTAGAAGATGTTGCTAGGCTTTTAAAAAATAAAACAAATAGAGCAAGTGATTTTGCCTTTAGATTAGGTGGAGAAGAGTTTGCAATAATAACTACTTTGGAAAAAGAAAAAGCTATAGAGTTTGCACAAATTTTAAGAACTGAAGTAGAAAATCTTAAAATTGAACACAAAGCAAGTGATATATCAAAACATCTGACTATTTCTATTGGTTTAGTTTCAAAAAATGCAAATGAAGTTGAAAATAGTGACAAGCTTTACAAAGAGGCTGATGATAATTTATATAAAGCTAAAAAACAGGGAAGAAATACTGTTTTTTTTGATAATAAAATATGA
- a CDS encoding Spy/CpxP family protein refolding chaperone: MKIKNKIVSGLVLASLLSGGLYAANGEMDKKENMRKNDSSCMMHKGKFENKNHRGEFHIFGIFKELNLTAEQDEKIKKIIEDSRKNEKSLNEAFTKDGFDKAKYIQIMSEKRDNMLKSKAEVIEKSYAVLTDKQKEQLKVLMDLRKEKMDKRL; the protein is encoded by the coding sequence ATGAAAATTAAAAATAAAATTGTTTCAGGATTAGTTTTAGCTTCACTTCTTTCAGGTGGATTATATGCAGCAAATGGTGAGATGGATAAAAAAGAGAATATGAGAAAAAATGACTCAAGTTGTATGATGCACAAAGGAAAATTTGAAAATAAAAATCATAGAGGAGAGTTTCATATTTTTGGAATTTTTAAAGAGTTGAATTTAACAGCAGAGCAAGATGAAAAAATCAAAAAAATCATTGAAGATAGCAGAAAAAATGAAAAATCTTTAAATGAAGCATTTACAAAAGATGGTTTCGATAAAGCTAAATATATTCAGATTATGAGTGAAAAAAGAGATAATATGTTAAAATCTAAAGCAGAAGTAATTGAAAAATCATATGCTGTATTAACTGATAAACAAAAAGAACAATTAAAAGTTCTTATGGATTTAAGAAAAGAAAAAATGGATAAAAGATTATAA
- a CDS encoding response regulator transcription factor → MIKIAMIEDDLELASVLCQYLKQFNIEVTNYEEPYLALSALKVNKYDLIILDLTLPGMDGLDVCKAIVKDFDIPIIISSARSDITDKVTALKMGADDYLPKPYDPRELEVRIKTILRRFNHSNAQEEPKNKTFVLDEKKKEITKNGKYIKLTAAEFEVLSLLIKREGFVISREDIFENSDILNQDYESSGSLAVIINRIRHKIEDDSKETQYLHTIRGMGYKFIQ, encoded by the coding sequence TTGATAAAAATTGCAATGATAGAGGATGATTTAGAATTAGCTAGTGTTCTATGTCAGTATTTAAAGCAATTTAATATTGAAGTTACCAATTACGAAGAGCCATATTTGGCTCTTTCGGCTTTAAAAGTAAATAAATATGATTTAATTATTTTAGATTTAACACTTCCTGGAATGGATGGATTAGATGTTTGTAAAGCAATTGTAAAAGATTTTGATATTCCAATTATAATTTCAAGTGCAAGAAGTGATATTACGGATAAAGTAACTGCACTTAAAATGGGTGCTGATGATTATTTGCCAAAACCTTATGACCCAAGAGAATTAGAGGTGCGAATAAAAACAATTTTACGAAGATTTAATCACTCAAATGCTCAAGAAGAGCCAAAAAATAAAACTTTTGTTTTAGATGAGAAGAAAAAAGAGATTACAAAAAATGGAAAATATATCAAATTAACAGCAGCAGAGTTTGAAGTTTTATCATTATTGATAAAAAGAGAAGGTTTTGTAATTAGTAGGGAAGATATTTTTGAAAATTCTGATATATTAAATCAAGATTATGAAAGTTCTGGTTCTTTAGCTGTTATTATAAATAGAATAAGACACAAAATTGAAGATGATTCAAAAGAGACTCAGTATTTGCATACAATAAGAGGAATGGGATATAAATTTATACAATGA
- a CDS encoding ArsS family sensor histidine kinase translates to MNRQSIFFTIAVSFIISILLVIISFLILLTHDYRMKEGRLLDKYMPVSKMVNRVDFVFDEMLMRNLSEMNYKLLTNISEINTITYNHKTKVLFERIHPRNNNDIFRILNLNDNNYIYMKKKGEVVLIKDEDTSNSNSHIYIILVFAILFITIVLVYLITLRKLMPLKILKDKVKTLGDENFDFECCNTNAKDEVSQLAVEFKKSAEKLKSLKEARNIFIRNIMHELKTPITKGKFLTSLEQNEENNEKLKSVFNRLEALINEFASIEELISSSKNIEKKFYFLDDIIDNAKDILMVEDEKVITKYENKKLEVNFKLFSIAVKNLIDNAVKYSPNKEVIIKNEEDNIIFENIGKALEEPFERYFEPFFSNEDKSKDSFGLGLYIVHNILKANGYILKYEYIDGINRFICKKDELSTI, encoded by the coding sequence ATGAATAGACAATCAATATTTTTTACTATAGCAGTAAGTTTTATCATATCAATACTTTTAGTGATAATTAGTTTTTTAATTTTACTAACACACGATTATAGGATGAAAGAGGGACGTTTATTAGATAAATATATGCCTGTTTCTAAAATGGTAAACAGAGTTGATTTTGTTTTTGATGAAATGTTAATGAGAAATTTGTCAGAGATGAATTATAAACTTTTAACAAATATCTCTGAAATAAATACAATTACCTACAATCATAAAACAAAAGTTTTATTTGAACGAATTCATCCAAGAAATAATAATGATATTTTTAGAATATTAAATCTAAATGATAATAACTATATTTATATGAAAAAAAAGGGTGAAGTTGTTTTAATAAAAGATGAAGATACTTCAAATAGTAATAGCCATATTTATATTATTTTAGTTTTTGCAATTTTATTTATTACAATAGTTTTAGTTTATTTGATAACTTTACGAAAATTAATGCCTTTAAAAATTTTAAAAGATAAGGTAAAAACTTTAGGTGATGAAAATTTTGATTTTGAGTGTTGTAATACAAATGCAAAAGATGAAGTTTCTCAACTAGCAGTTGAATTTAAAAAATCAGCAGAAAAATTAAAAAGTTTGAAAGAGGCTAGAAATATTTTTATTAGAAATATTATGCATGAGTTAAAAACGCCAATAACAAAAGGAAAATTTTTAACTTCATTAGAACAAAATGAAGAAAATAATGAAAAATTAAAATCTGTTTTTAATAGACTTGAAGCCTTAATAAATGAGTTTGCTTCAATAGAAGAGTTAATCTCATCTTCAAAAAATATAGAGAAAAAGTTTTACTTTTTAGATGATATTATTGATAATGCAAAAGATATTTTGATGGTTGAAGATGAAAAGGTTATTACAAAATACGAAAATAAAAAACTAGAAGTAAATTTTAAACTTTTTTCAATTGCTGTCAAAAATTTGATTGATAATGCAGTTAAATATTCACCAAATAAAGAAGTTATTATAAAAAATGAAGAAGATAATATAATTTTTGAAAATATTGGAAAAGCTTTGGAAGAACCTTTTGAAAGATATTTTGAACCATTTTTCTCAAATGAAGATAAGTCAAAAGACTCATTTGGTTTAGGTTTATATATAGTTCATAATATTTTAAAAGCAAATGGATATATTTTAAAATATGAATACATAGATGGAATAAATAGATTTATTTGTAAAAAGGATGAATTATCTACGATATAG
- a CDS encoding aminoacetone oxidase family FAD-binding enzyme → MLASNLSKKKYKNICLIDTSLKLAPKVKVSGGAKCNITNEFVTYKNYLGDEEFVKELLKKFSKDELLAFLNKNSVYPKINPKIVKGTYFCNSSQDVIDMFTKLTTHVKKYLGTTVLDVDFDEVYKIKTDSKTIEAKKLVVASGGLSYPVLGASSIGFDIAKKFGHSIIKLEPALVGFTVQKEQFWFKNLAGISTNVITSVEGKHFEGSLLFAHKGCSGPVILTTSLYWKKGKIVIDFLPKKRLESFLVGNKNISSALPLPKRFIQEFLNSIELEDKATSKLTTLELEKLKLLKNYEFSPAGNFGYTKAEVTKGGINTDEINHQTFESLKQKNLYFIGECLNITGELGGFNFQIAFSEAYVCSQQLNSN, encoded by the coding sequence ATGCTTGCTTCAAATTTAAGTAAAAAAAAATATAAAAATATCTGTCTTATTGATACAAGTTTAAAACTTGCTCCAAAAGTAAAAGTAAGTGGTGGAGCAAAATGTAATATTACAAATGAGTTTGTAACATATAAAAACTATTTAGGTGATGAAGAGTTTGTAAAAGAGTTATTAAAAAAGTTTTCAAAAGATGAGTTATTGGCTTTTTTAAATAAAAATAGTGTGTATCCAAAAATTAACCCAAAAATAGTTAAAGGAACATATTTTTGCAACTCTAGTCAAGATGTTATAGATATGTTTACAAAACTTACTACCCATGTAAAAAAATATTTAGGAACAACAGTTTTAGATGTGGATTTTGATGAGGTTTATAAAATAAAAACTGATTCAAAAACAATAGAAGCAAAAAAACTTGTGGTTGCAAGTGGAGGATTATCTTATCCTGTTTTAGGAGCTAGTTCTATTGGTTTTGATATTGCAAAAAAATTTGGACACTCAATAATAAAACTTGAACCTGCACTTGTAGGTTTTACTGTACAAAAAGAGCAATTTTGGTTTAAAAATCTTGCAGGTATTTCTACAAATGTTATAACTTCTGTTGAAGGAAAACATTTTGAAGGTTCACTTTTATTTGCCCACAAAGGTTGTTCTGGTCCTGTTATTTTGACTACTTCTTTGTATTGGAAAAAAGGAAAAATAGTTATAGATTTTTTACCTAAAAAAAGATTAGAGAGTTTTTTAGTTGGAAATAAAAATATCTCTTCAGCTTTACCTCTTCCAAAAAGATTTATTCAAGAATTTTTAAACTCTATTGAACTTGAAGATAAAGCAACTTCAAAATTAACAACTTTAGAACTAGAAAAATTAAAATTATTAAAAAATTATGAATTTAGTCCAGCTGGAAATTTTGGTTATACAAAAGCAGAAGTTACGAAAGGTGGAATAAATACAGATGAAATAAATCATCAAACTTTTGAGAGTTTAAAACAAAAAAATCTCTATTTTATTGGGGAATGTTTAAATATAACTGGTGAATTAGGTGGCTTTAATTTTCAAATTGCTTTTAGTGAAGCATATGTATGTTCGCAGCAATTAAATAGCAATTAA
- a CDS encoding methyl-accepting chemotaxis protein — MFFGNKNLEEKIIRLEKENFELKNQLVEKEKELEKISEIEKHNSLKIESFTNEIDKSVLLFKEIASFSQEEGLVVFNEKNEVFFVNKLASSNIKDFSVVLDAVLSGSNNLILEDCEANVAVKSYENYKIVSLRKTSIHDNKDGGLLSRHNKNMTKSLTTTQETYLGLLDELQEMSKESKETAEGSTQGLNLINEIVLDTNNLHKEIEVENEVVGSLVTKSKDIAQVINIIQEIAFQTNILSLNAAVEAATAGEAGKGFAVVAQEVRNLATRSADAAKQIKDVVTSIQNETEKIKQSSETVSDVVNVTKSRIDVLSKLMNTFQKNSNRSVYEVESISNKIFINLAKLDHVIYKNNLYQLIFGGEHNFKPVDHHNCRLGKWYDTGLGREQFSFVPSYKGLEKHHHIVHHEANLLAKECSGHSVSCSKQLIEDKIELVEQGSEQVFIFLDKILEEKNELVMKEAAKKLFEGK; from the coding sequence ATGTTTTTTGGAAATAAGAATTTAGAAGAGAAGATTATTCGATTAGAAAAAGAAAACTTTGAATTAAAAAATCAATTAGTTGAAAAAGAGAAAGAATTAGAAAAAATTAGTGAAATTGAAAAACACAATAGTTTAAAAATTGAGAGTTTTACTAATGAGATTGATAAATCTGTTTTACTATTTAAAGAGATAGCCTCTTTTTCTCAAGAAGAGGGATTAGTTGTTTTTAATGAAAAAAATGAAGTTTTTTTCGTGAATAAATTAGCAAGTTCTAATATAAAAGATTTTTCAGTTGTTTTAGATGCAGTTTTAAGTGGAAGCAACAATTTAATATTAGAAGATTGTGAAGCAAATGTTGCTGTGAAAAGTTATGAAAACTATAAAATTGTATCTCTTAGAAAAACTTCAATTCATGATAATAAAGATGGTGGTTTATTATCAAGACATAATAAAAATATGACAAAATCGTTAACAACTACTCAAGAGACTTATTTAGGATTACTTGATGAATTACAAGAGATGTCAAAAGAGTCAAAAGAGACAGCAGAGGGTTCGACTCAAGGTTTAAATCTAATAAATGAAATAGTTCTTGATACAAACAATCTTCATAAAGAGATTGAAGTTGAAAATGAAGTTGTAGGTTCATTGGTTACTAAAAGTAAAGATATAGCACAAGTTATAAATATTATTCAAGAAATTGCATTCCAAACAAATATTTTATCCCTTAATGCAGCAGTAGAAGCAGCAACAGCTGGTGAAGCTGGAAAAGGATTTGCAGTTGTTGCTCAAGAGGTAAGAAATCTTGCAACAAGAAGTGCAGATGCAGCAAAACAGATAAAAGATGTTGTAACTTCAATACAAAATGAAACAGAAAAAATAAAACAAAGTTCAGAAACAGTATCTGATGTGGTAAATGTTACTAAATCAAGAATTGATGTTTTAAGTAAACTAATGAATACTTTCCAAAAAAATTCAAATAGATCAGTTTATGAAGTTGAAAGTATTTCAAATAAAATCTTTATAAATCTTGCAAAACTTGACCACGTAATTTATAAAAATAATTTATATCAATTAATTTTTGGTGGAGAACATAACTTTAAACCAGTTGACCACCATAATTGTAGATTAGGAAAATGGTATGACACAGGTTTAGGAAGAGAACAATTTAGTTTTGTTCCATCTTATAAAGGTTTAGAAAAACATCATCATATTGTTCATCACGAAGCAAATCTTTTAGCAAAAGAGTGTTCAGGACATAGTGTTTCTTGTTCTAAACAATTAATTGAAGATAAAATAGAATTAGTAGAACAAGGAAGTGAACAAGTATTTATTTTCTTAGATAAAATTCTTGAAGAAAAAAATGAATTAGTGATGAAAGAAGCCGCTAAAAAACTATTTGAAGGAAAATAA
- a CDS encoding response regulator — MSKKYSIAIVDDETEILNVLSRFLTRNQNFSVSTFSNPVSALGSIEGGKFDLIFLDIMMPQMNGLDVLEKIKAKNEDQKVIMMTAYSTLDKVLKSHKEGATNYVMKPFDSLQLLEKKILEVLES; from the coding sequence ATGAGCAAAAAATATTCAATAGCAATTGTTGATGATGAAACAGAAATTTTAAATGTTCTTAGTAGATTTTTAACAAGAAATCAAAATTTTTCAGTATCGACTTTTTCAAATCCAGTTTCTGCTTTAGGTTCAATTGAAGGTGGTAAATTTGATTTAATTTTTTTAGATATTATGATGCCACAAATGAATGGTTTAGATGTTTTAGAAAAAATAAAAGCAAAAAATGAAGACCAAAAAGTTATTATGATGACAGCTTATTCAACTCTTGATAAAGTTTTAAAATCTCATAAAGAGGGTGCTACAAATTATGTAATGAAACCTTTTGATTCTTTACAACTTTTAGAAAAAAAGATTTTAGAAGTTTTAGAGTCATAA